In Posidoniimonas polymericola, the sequence GCAGGTTTTGGCGAGCATTTGCAGCGACGCACTTAGCCGCAAAACTGCGGGTTGCCACGAGCCTAATGCGTTGGGGGGAGATTTGCAACCGATTTCTCATCAGGTCGATCGCAATAGGAGGACTTAGCGAAGACGCGATCGCGATGTCTGGTCTGCTGTGAAGTATTGCCGGCCGTACTCCACGAGGGAGTGCTCCAAGTCGCTACAGCGTCGATAGCGCAGGCAATGCAGGGCGGGCAAGAAGCCCGAGGCATGTGTGGATCGGCAAATCTTACGACGCAAGAAGACAGAGCCCGGCGCGGACGCATGCCGCGTGCCTGCGGAACGCACGGCGCCGACCTCCTCGCAGACAATAAAAAAACCGCGGGCGGCCAAGAGGCCGCCCGCGGTTGGAGCAATTGCAATGTAAGGGCTGCGTACTACGACGCGGCGGGGCGGCTGGGCCGCTGGCCGGCGGCGCTGCCAACGCCGCGACGGCGGCGACGCTGCTTCTGGCCGGAGCGACGTTCGCCGGCAGCGGACTCGCCTCCGCTGTGGCCGGCTCCACTGCCGCCGCCTGTGCTGCCGTTCGGGCGGCTCTTGCCGTAGCTGCGTGACTTGCCGTAGCCCTTGCCACTGGGGCGGCCGCCCTGACCCGAGCGTGGCTTGCCGCCACCGCCCTGACCGCCCTGGCCACCGGAACGCTTGTAGCCGGTGCCGTGGCTGATGGGGTCGGTCGGCTCGAAGCCGGGGACCGTGGCCTCAACCGGGATGGAACGCTTCACCAGCCGCTCGATCTGCTTGAGCAGGCCGTGCTCGTCGCCGGCACAGAACGAAACCGCCGCACCCTCGGCGCCCGCCCGGGCGGTGCGTCCGATGCGGTGCACGTAGGTCTCGGCCGTTTCGGGCAGGTCGTAGTTGATCACGTGCGACACGCCCGAGATGTCCAGGCCCCGGGCGGCGATGTCGGTCGCGACCAGCACCGGCGGGTTCTTGCCCTTGAACTGGGCGAGCGCCCGACTGCGGGCGTTCTGGCTCTTGTTGCCGTGGATGGCGGCGGCCTTCAGGCCTTCGCGTTCCAGGTGCTTGACGATCTTGTCGGCCCCGTGCTTCGTGCGGCTGAAGACCAGCGTGCGGTCGCGGCGGGTCGCCTTGAGGAAGTGGGCCAGCAGGTGGTGCTTCTTCTTCTTGTCAACCATGTGAACCGACTGGGTAACTTTGTCGGCCGGCTTGGACACGGCGCCGATCTCGATCGAGTCGGGCCTGGTGAGCCACTGCTGGGCCAGCTCGCGGATCTCGTTCGGCATGGTCGCCGAGAACATCAGCGTCTGACGCTTACTGGGCACCGCGGCGACAATCCGCTTGAGCGCGGGCAGGAAGCCCATGTCGAGCATCTGGTCGGCCTCGTCGAAGATCAGGATCTCGACCTGCGATAGATCGATGTGCCCCTGGTCCTTGAGGTCGAGCAGGCGGCCCGGCGTGGCGACCAGCGTGTCGACGCCGTTCTGCAGGGCCTTCACCTGATGGTACTGCGACACGCCGCCGAAGATGACAGTCTGACGCAGCGGGGTGAACTTGCCGTACTTGTCGAAGCTGGCGCCGATCTGGGCGGCCAGCTCACGGGTCGGCGACAGCACCAATGCACGCAGGGGGCGGGGCTGGCGGCGCGGCTTCTGCCGCTTGCCGTCAATGGTTTGCTTGGGGGGACGCGGCGGCATGCTCTCCAGCAGCCGCTGAAGCGTCGGGAGCGTAAACGCGGCAGTCTTGCCGGTGCCGGTCTGGGCGCAGCCGATCAGGTCGCCGCCCTGCAGCACGACCGGGATCGCCTTGGCCTGGATCGGCGTGGCGGTGGCGTAGCCCAACAGGTCGGTCGCTTGGAGGAACGCGTCGGCCAGGCCGAGTTCGGAAAAATCCATCTACAGTACTACTTTCGTGAGGCCGGGCGAGCGCGTCGGGCGAACCCGGTGCGCAGCTCTAGCGGCGGGACCCCACTGTGGTGGGGCAGTGCTAAGGACGGCCTGCGTCTTGTGTCACACGACAGCAAGCATTCGACGCCGCGTCGAGCTTCAAACGCTCGAAGCGGCGGAGGCCGTTAGGGGCAAGAAAATCAATCGCCCTCGATAGCAAGAATCCCTGGGCCGGCCCCGAGTTGAGGGGCTGGCGGCTTGGCCGAATGGAAAAGCCCAGTCAACAGGGGAGTTGACTGGGGCCAGACTGCCTGGGAAGACGCTTACGTCGAATTTGAATGAACACAACCGGCCAATATCTTAGGTGGGGGGCCGGAAGGTCTCACACCTTGGGTAGTCGAGTAAGCATAGCAGAAATCCTGATCCGGGCAAGAGCGGCGGCCGCCGCTCGGGCCCTAAACGGGTTACCGGAGGCTGGCGTGAGCCAATTTTCCGGTTATGAGCCCTGCCAGCACGAACGCGATCACCCACGACAGCGAGCCGGACTCGACCGCCCCGACCGCGAAAACGCACGTCAGCACCGCACCGGCGGCCCCCAGCTGCCGCTTGAACGCCCGGGTGCCCCAGTAGCTGTCCGACCAGGAACCTTCATCCTGCCAGTTGAACTCGCCGCCGCACTGCGGGCAGGCGTCGAGCGACGGCTGGCGGCGTGTGAGCGGCGTCGCGCAGTTCAGGCAGCAGGCGCCCAGCGGCGTGGCGGGGGTGGTCGTGTCGTCCAACTTCAGTTGCTCCTTCGATCAGTTGACCCACAGCGCGAACCCGATGAAATTCCCCCGGAACACCTGCTGCAACTCGCTCCAAGATCGCTTGCTGCTCAGCTTGCCCGGCTCGAGGTAGGGCAGGGCGGCGGAGCCTTGCACCCACAGCACCAGGTCGAAGTCGCGCGGATCGGTCAGCACGCGGTGGAGATTCACTCCGTCCTTGAAGCCCCGCCGCCAGAACGGAACGAGCTTGTCGCCGCCGAGGATCGCCTCGGCCTCATCGAGGAAGTTGTGCCAGGCGATGATCCGGTCGGGCGAGACACTCAGGTTAGCGATGACGCTTTCTTGGTTGGCATTGGGGATCCACTCGAGGTGGTCGTCGTCCTCCGCCTGGATGAGCCGCCAGCTGTCGCGACTGAGGGCGACCATCTTCAGCAGCCGCCGCTGGCAGTCGCGCATCCGCGCGGGTTCGCGGAGCTTGAAGTCCATCAGGTGGATGGCCGCGATAAAGTCCGAAGCGTTCTCAAACTCGAACATCCCGCGCCGACGCCGTGGCTTGCGTTCGGACTGCTCCCTCGCGAACTCGGTGTCCGGGTTCAAAAAGAAGGCGTGGGCGGTGTTCTCGAACAGCTCGTGGTGGTCGTACGCCAGCACCGCGTCCGCCAGCGCCATGACCGCGTGGCAGTAGCCGCGCATCCAGTAGACGTCCGCCGAGTCGAAGCCCACCACCAGCGGCTCCTCCTGGTTGCGTGGCTGCCGCCGGTTCATCAGCGTGCCGAAGATGACGTTCAGGTGTTCCGCTTCCGCAATGTGGCCGTCCCCGTCCGCGTCGATGCCAACCTGGTCGAAGTTGAGATCCCAGTGCAGGTCTTCGTCGTCAATCTCGGCGAGCGTCGCCTCCGCAGTTTGGATGTCGGACTGGAATCGTTCGACCATCGTGCGCAGGTCCTCGTACCGGACTAGTTGCGCTTCCCGATTGCCGCCCGCCGCGGCCCCTACCCGCAGGAAGGGCAGCCAGCCAGCCTCGGTGCGGACGCCGTAGCGGACCCCGGTTTGGCTGAGCCGTTCCACGGCCCGCAGGAACTGCACGGTACCCAATTGAAACCGCGCGAGGTCGTCGTCCGGCTCGCCACGCAGGTGTTCCGCCAGCACTTCTTCGGCGGACTCAAGCTCGCCGGCAGCGAGCCGCGGCTCGATGTCGGGGCGACCGCCCGCCCCGAGCAGCGGCGCAGCCGTGGCTATTGCCGTTCCGCACACCAGTGCGATCAACCCCCTGCTCTGCGTGTTCATCTGTCCCCTCACTGCCTGACGTCAATCAGCCGACCAGAGTGGCCCGTCTTCCATGGTACGGTTGTCGCCGCTGTGGCGATAAAAAAACCCGGCCCTGGAGGGCCGGGTTTGAGGGGGAGGTTATGCGTCTCCGCGGCTACCGCACGGCGCCGGTCTGGCGGACATTCGTGTCGCGCCGGGCCTCTGCGGACCGCTGCGCCGGTGGCGCCTGGCTGGTGCCGGCTAGGTAGTTGTCGATCCGGGCCGACTTGCGGATCTCTTCGTAGCGCTCGGCCATGGCGATCCGCAGCTTCTTCTCGTACAAGTCCGGGTACAGCGTGTCCTTGACTTCGTCGGGGGTGACCTCCACCGGCTCGGTGCGTCCCTCCGACTTGAGGATCACGAACTTGTCGCCCACCTGCACGATGCCCGACAGCTCGCCCTCGGCCAGCTCAAACGCGACCTGCTCCAGCTGGGGCTGCCCGCCGAACTTCCGCAGCGGCGGCACCTCGCCCCGCAGGGCGCGGCTGGTCGGCTCGATCGAGTACTCCTCGGCGAGGTCGCCGAAGAAGTCCATCGACGCGTTGCCGCGGGCCTTCTCCCAGACCTCCTGGGCGCGACGCATCTCGCCGAGCACGATCGCCCGGACGCGGACCCGTTCGCCGAAGTTGGCCTCGAAGCCCTTTTCCATGTCTTCCTGAGTGACCTGCACCTTGTCGCGGGTTAGCTTCTTGAGCGCGGCCGACGGCCACACCGAGTCACGCACGTAGACCTCGTAGCTGACGCCCTGCTCCTCGGGGGCAACCTTGGCCCACTTCGCCAGGTCGGGCTGCCCGCTGGGGCCGACGACGCCGGCGAGCTGCGCGGCGTGCGACATCTCGCCGCGGAGGTCGTCGTTGCTGACCGTGACATTCAGCTTCTTGAGCTCCTGCTCCAGCAGCATCCGCGAGACGTGCCCGTCGAGCACCTCCTCGCCGTGGCGGGCCAGGCACTCCTTGCCGAGTTCGAGCATCGTGATCGACTCGCCGTTGACGGTCGCCACGACGCCGGGCATGGACTGGCTGAGCTGCGGGTCGTTGTAAACGTTCTTGATTGTGGCCGCGTTCTGCAGCTTCTCGAACAGGTTCGAGGCGACGCCGCGGAGCTTCTCTTCGCGGATCCCCTCCTCGAGCTCGGACCTGATCGCTTCCATCGAAACCTTGCGGGGTGGCAGGTGGCTCTCGCACTTCAGGAGCGCGAACTGCTCGCCGACCGGCAGCACCTGCGACACCTGGCCGGGCTGCAGCGCGAACGCCGCCCGCTCGACTGTCGGCTCGCCGATGTACGGCCGGATCGGCTGGATCAAACCGCCGATCGACGCGCTGTTGACGTCCACGCTCTCCTGCATCGCCAGGCGGGCGAAGTCGTTGGGGTTGGCCGACAGCTGACGCTGCAGGGCCTTGGCCCGCTGCTGGTCCTCGACCACAATCAGGCGGACCTGCACGGCGGCGCCGTAGCGGCTCTCGTAGGCCTTCTTGATCTCTGCGTCGGCGACCACCAGGTCCTTGGCGGCCAGCTTACGCAGGGCGATGGTCGGCCACAGGATGTCGCGTTTGTACTCCTCGGGCTTTACGCCCCGCTCGTCCTGCAGCAGGCCGAGCCACTGCTCGCGGCCCAGCTTGAAACGCTTTGCCATGCGGTCGATCTCGGCCTCGATCTCCTGGTTGGTGATCGTGACGCCGCGGTTCTTGCAGTGGTGCTCGATCAGCCGCTTGTTGACGAGCGCCTCGAGCACGTCCTCGCCGTAACGCTCGACGCACGCCTGGGCGAGCGCCGGGCGGCTGACGTCCTGGCCGTTGACGATGGCCATGACGTCGTGCTGCGGCTCGGGGGCGCGGAGCGGCTTCTGCGGCTCGCTGGGCGTCGCCTGACGGCTCGGCGCCTGGGCCTCGGCCGTGTTGGTGCTGAGCGTGCGGACGGCGATCGCGCCGCCGATCACCGCGGTGGTAATAACCGCCATCACCAACCGGCGAGAGCGGACGACGCGTGGGTCGTGGGCGGTGTGGGGGTCGTGTTCGGCTTCCATGCGGGCCATGACGGTTTCTCCATAAACCGGGTCAACAGGCGTTGGGCGTCGCGCTGCGGGTGCGCACGCTCCTTGGGTATCGGGGCAGGAAGATTAACGCGCCCGCGGGATTGGGGGCAAGAGAAGAGTTTGGGCGTGCTAGCACACGCCACCTTACCGGAGGAACACGCACTGCCTAGAGGATCAGACCAGTCGAGCATTCCTGAGCATACTGGCGAAGCTCGCGCGTTGTATCGGTGCGCAGGAGGAATTGTGAGATCTTGTCCTCGACGAACGAGGTTTTCTGTCCGTGAAGATGCCCCAGGCCATGGAGGAACGATTCTTGGACCGCCGCGTGTCGGTGTGAGAGTCCGAAGTCAAATAGCACTTCAGCGTATGGGAACAGTTCGGGGCGTGCATGAAGCGTTAGGTGCTCCAAGCCCCCATCCATATCCCAGAGCATGTAGCACGCCGTTGCAAAGCTATTGGCTGCGCGGTGGGAATGGTGAGCGGCGTCTTCGCAGTAATTTGCGAAACCAAGCTCGTACAGATCGATCAGTGACGCGTAAAAATCGCCGTACCCGCTCTCGCCTGCCGGCTGCAATGCGTCATGTGCAACGTCGCCCACGCACCCATACGCAAACCAAAGCGTTTTTCCGATGGCTTCGAGGCCGTGCCGGTCAACAAGTTGGTCGATCGATCGATTGAAATCGATGAGCAAGCGCTGCGCTGCGGTTGCGTCAGGAGCCAACTCCCCGGAGTTGTCCTGCCCTATGGCGGTTGCGACAAACTGATCGAGGTTCATGCTTGCGTCCGGCGCAGCGATGGCCACTCCAGGGGCCGGGCGATCATTCGTCCAGCACTTCGGCTTCCTTGGTCTTGGCGAGCTCGGTGACCTGCCCCTCGTATTTGTTGGTCAGCTCCTGGACGTCGTCCTTGTAGGTCTTGCACTCGTCCTCGCTGAGCTCCTTGTCCTTCTCGAGCTGGTCGAGCGCCTTGTTGGCGTCGCGGCGGACGTTGCGGATGCTGACCTTCGACTCCTCGGCCAGGTCCTTGGTGCGAGCGACCATCTTCTTGCGGACCTCGCCCGAGAGCGCGGGGATGTTCAGGCGGATCACCTTGCCGTCGGACTGCGGGGCGAGGCCCAGGTCGCTGGCGATGATGCCCTTCTCGATGTCCTTGATCGTGCCGGGGTCGAACGGCCGGATCACTAGCTGCTGCGGCTCGGGCGCGCTGACGCTGGCGATCTGCTTGACCGGCGTGGGCGAGCCGTAGACCTCGACTTTGAGCGAGTCGACCATGCCGGGGTTCGCGCGGCCGGTACGGATGCCTGCCAGGTCGCCCTTGAGGCGGCCGACGGCCTTCTCCATACGTTCTTCAGCGTCCAGGAGGGTTTCTTCTACGCTCATGTTGCTAGCGGAGGTCTTGGAGTTGAGTGTTGGTGAAAAGGCCGTCCGGCCTAGCGCCCGATTCCCTAGGCGGGGGTCATCGGCGTGCTGTCGACGCGGGTGCCGAGGGTCTCGCCGCGGACGGCCCGCTCGATGTTGCCGTCGGTCCGGTAGTTGAACACCAGGATCGGCAGGTCGTGTTCCATGCAGTGGGCGATGGCGGTCGAGTCCATCACGCGGAGGTTCTTCTCGCGCACCTGGCCAAAGGTGAGGTGGTTGTACAGCACCGCGTGGGGGTTGGTCTCGGGGTCGTCGCTGTAGACGCCGTCGACGCGGGTCGCCTTCATGAGGATGTTGCACTCGAGCTCGAGCGCCTTCTGGGCGGCGGCGGTGTCGGTCGTGACAAACGGCGCGCCGGTGCCGGCGGCGAAGATCACGATGCGGCCCTTCTCCATGTGCCGCTTGGCGCGGCGGCGGATGTACGGCTCGGCGACGCCGTCCATCTTGATGGCGCTCATCAGGCGGGTCTCGGCGCCGAGCGACTCGAGCGCGTCCTGCAGCGCCAGCCCGTTGATCACCGTGGCCAGCATGCCCATGTAGTGGCCCGTGGCCTCCTGGATGCTGCGCGCCCCGGCGGTGAACTGCGCGCCGCGGAGGATGTTGCCGCCGCCGATGACGATGCCGATCTGCACGCCCAGCTTCTGCGCCTTGATCGTCTGCGAAGCGATGTCGACCACCTCCTCCATGCTGATGCCACGCTGGCCGGCGGGGGCGAAGGACTCGCCGGAGAGTTTCAGCAGGACGCGATTGTAAGGCGAGGACATGGGCGATCGTTGAGTGAAGTGCGGCGGGGCAGTGGGGTCGGGCCCATTGTGACACAAAAAAGCCCCGGAGCGAACTCCGGGGCTTGGTCGTTTCTTGGCGTCGCGGCTAGGCGTTGGTGGGCGTCTCGCCGACCTTCCAGAGCGTGAAGCCCTTGATCTTCATGCCGCCCGCCTTGGCCACGGCCCCGACGGTCTGCTTGTCGTCGTGGATGTAGGGCTGCTCTTCCAGCACGTGCTCGGCGTAGAAGTTCTTCATCCGGCCGACAATCATCTTCTCGATGATCTCCTCGGGCTTGCCCTCGGCGCGGGCCCGCTCCTTCTGGATGTCCTCCTCGGCCTTGACCATCGCGGGGTCCATCTCGGCCTTGGTGGCCGCGGCCGGCTTCATCGCGACGATCTGCATGCCGATGTTCTTGGCCAGGGCCTCGTCGCCCCCTTCGGCCTCGAGCAGCACGCCGGTCTTGCCGTCGTGGTGGACGTAGCCGCCGCACGCGCCGTCGACGCGGTGGATGCGGGGCACCCGGAACACCTCGCGGATCTTGTTGACGATCTCGTCGCGCACTTCCTTGAGGGTCTGGCCCGACTTGCTGGGGCAGGGCTGCTCCCACAGCTCCTCGGGGGTCGCGGCGCCGGGGCCGGTGGCGAGCTGCTCGGCCAGGTCCTTGGCCAGCTGCACCACCTCGTCGTTGCCGGCCACAGGGGCCGACTCGACCTGCAGCTCGATGATCGCGCCCGCCGTGTCCGAGGTGTACAGCGCGATGCGGCCCTCCTCGGTGGTGCGGTCGCCGCGGCCGTCGATGAACTTGGCGCCCTCCTCACGGAGCGCCTTCTTGGCGGCCTCCATGTCGCCGCCGGATTCGACCAGCGCCTTCTTGCACTTCATCATCGGGAGCTGGGTCTGTTCCCGCAGCTCCTTAACCAATGCGGCAGTGATCTCTGCCATGGGGTTGCTCCTGTAGAGTCGGTGTAGAGTGTCAGCCGTGACGCCGCCTGTTGTCGTGGCGTCGGATGTTGTGTCAGATGCGGGGCCGGTCCCAGAGCGGTTAGCCCTCGGTGGACTCGCCCGCGGCGACTGCTTCGGCCGGGGCCCCATTCTGGGACTCAGCGGCCGCCGGCTTGTCCGAACCCTCGGACGCCGCCTGCTGCTGCGTGGCCTGCTGGACCTTGCCCGACGCGATCGCGTCGGCCAGGATCTTCGTGATCATCTCGATCGAACGCATCGAGTCGTCGTTGCCCGGGATCGGCAGGTCGACCGTGTCGGGGTCGCAGTCGGTGTCGATCAACGCCACCACGGCGATGCCCAGCTTGCGGGCTTCTTTGACCGCGTTCTTTTCCTTCTTCGGGTCGATCACCACCATGCACTCCGGCAGGCGGTTCATGGTCCGCATGCCGTTGAGGTTGCGGTACATCTTCTTGTACTCGCGGTTCAGCGACGCCTGGGCCTTCTTCGAGTACGAGTTGAGCGCGTCCGACTGGCGGATGCCCTCGAGCTCTTCCAGACGCGACAGCCGGTCGCGGATCGTGCGGAAGTTGGTCAGCGTGCCGCCGAGCCAACGCTCCGCGACAAACGGCATGCCACAGCGGCTGGCCTCGCGCTCGACGCTCTCGGCCGCCTGACGCTTGGTGCCGACCCACAAGATCAGGCTGCCACGCGCCGCGACGTCCGACAAGTACTTCTTGGCACGCAGCAGGCCGCGGATCGTCTCGCGGACGTCGATGATGTGAATCGTGTTCTTGCGGGCGTAAATGTACGGCCGCATCTTCGGGTTCCACCGGCTCGAACGGTGACCGAAGTGGACGCCTGCCTCAACTAGCTCTTTGACGAGGGTCGACAAAACACAGCTCCTGAAAAATGGCACACCGGCTAAGTCCCGGGCGGCACGCTCCCCATGGGGAAAACCGCAGCGGGCGTCCGGCGTTAGTAAAGTCCGGCCGAGTAAGAAGTTAAACGCCCCAGACCGGGCCGATCAGTCTGGCGTAGCCCAGTAGAATACTCGGCTGCCGGATGGGGGTCAACGTGGGCAAAATGCTAGCGGTTGGGGGCCTGCGTTCTCGGGTTTTGTCCGAAATATCGATTGGAGGGGACAAAACTCAGGCCATACCCGGGCTGCGGTGAACGTAAGTGATTTCATGAAAACACCTTACGGTTTGGGTCGGGTGCGGCCCCAGGGGGTTTTGTCTCGGCTTTGTTGAGAGCCTTTCGAGTGGGATCGAAGGTCGGTTCGGAAAGGCTAGGGATTTCGAGCTCGTGGCTCACTGATTTTACCCGACGTCTAGGCCTATTTCAGCCGGAAAACAGGTCAATCACGACCCCCGTGTGGCAGCGACTTTCGCCCGGCGAAAGGCAGGCCGGCGTATTGGCTCATTCGGGCGATAGTCGGTGTTGCTTGCGACAAGAGGCGATCGAGCCGCAAGCGATGCCGGGTCTGGCAATGCCACTTGGGCTGCGGCCACCGATGTTCGTTCGACGGTGGTTTTCGTGCTGGCGGAGCTTCCTGCGAACGAAAATCGGTGCTACCCCGGATTGGGGCGCCAGGTCATCTTGGGTAGCAGCGACCTTCGCCCGGGGGACGGCAGGTCAGCGCGAGGGCTCAATCGGGCGAATGTCGGTGTCGCCTGCGACAAGAGGCAATCGAGCCGCAAGCGATGCTCCGTCCGGCAAGACCTCTTGGGCTGCGCCCACCGACAATCGTGCGAATGGATTCTGAGAGCAGGCTGCGCGAGGTGCGCACGCAAGTCGGTGCTACACGATTGATTTTAATTCACTGACGAACGCGTGTACCTCGGCCTGCTTGTGCAGTCGGGTGAAGGTCACCGCGGGCCACTCGTCGGAGTCCATCAGCGCGGCGTACTGCCGGCGGTTCTGGCGGAACGTTCTCGCTAGCCAGACCAGGATCGAGTCGGTCGACAGGAACGACTTGGCGAAGGTCTCGCGGTTGTCGGCGTAGAGCGGCTCGCGGGTAATCACCCGCCGCGTGGTCCGGCAGAGCGCCCGGGCGGCCACGGTCGGGAACGAGTGGTCGAGCCACACGACGTCGGTCGCGCGGCCCCACACCAGGTCGCGGGCCTTGCTGTAGTTGCCGTCAGAGACCCAGCAGTCGGCGGCGACTTGCTGGCGGACCGACTCGCGGAACTCGTCGGTCGGTTGCTCCTGCCAGTCGGGCAGCCAGTGCAGGGCGTCGAGCTCGATGCGCTGACCGCCAATGACCGCGGCCAACTGCCGCGCGAGCGTGCTCTTGCCGCTGCAAGTCGAGCCGACGACCGCGATGCGGCGTGGTTGCGTCGGCGGCGAGGGCATCCTAGTGGCGTCCTACAACTCGGATCGGATGAACGCCGTCAGGAATGTCTTCTAGACTGCAACTCACACGCTCGAGTCGAAACCAGCCTCTGTACCCCAGGATACGACCCCAAAAACGATTGGAAATCGCGACATCGACCAAGAAGCATTGTCGCTCTTCGTCAAACGATTCACGGACCCAGGCATCCCCCGAAAAGAACCTAGGGAAGGGGATGCTGAACGGACCCACGTGGACTTGCTGCCGTGTTGTCGTCACGACCAGCGAGCCATCGGTAGCCGCCTCGAATACGAGATCAACCGAGAGGTGCTGGTGGGTGCCGGCGTAGAGTACGGGACCGCCTTGCCGCTCGCTGTAGACGAAATACTCATCGAAATCACGCGTGCGGCGGGGGAACTCAAACACGCGTTTCCAGGTGACGGTCTCGCGTCCGAGGTCGTCGAGATACGCATAGTTGCGGATCTCAAACGGAATCCCTCTGCCGGTCTCTGGGAACAGAATGCGCCGCGTGGCGCCAAGGAAAAGGAACGGCACGGTATACCACCGCCCGTGCCACACCTCCTCCATGACTCCACGCCCGATGAACGCGGATTGGGAAACGCTAGTGATCCCGTATTGCTCCTGAATCCGCGAGTGCAGCCGGGCGAACTCGCTGCCCATCGATCGTTGCACGATGGAATCGCACTGATCGGTCACAGCGATTCGCTCCCGGCGCTTAGTTTAGGAATTAAACCAGGAGACTATTCGTCATCCTCATCCGACGACGAACCAATCCGGTCCTTGCCGACGTACGGCCGTAGGGCCTCGGGGATCAGGATCGAGCCGTCGGGCTGCTGGCAGTTTTCGAGGATGGCGATGATGGCGCGGCTGATCGCCACCGCGGTGCCGTTGAGCGTGTGGACGAAGTTGGTCCCCTTCTCGCCCTTCTTGCGGTAGCGGATGTTGAGCCGGCGGGACTGGTAGTCGGTGCAGTTCGAGGTGCTGGTGACCTCGCCGAACTCGCCGTGGTCGCCGCGGCCCGGCATCCAGGCCTCGAGGTCGAACTTGCGGTACGCGGGGCCCCCGAGGTCGCCGGTCGCAATGTCCAAGACGCGGAACGGCAGGCCGAGGCCGTTGAAGATCTCGCACTCCAGGTCGCAGAACATGTTGAGCGTGTCCTCGCTCTGCTCCGGCGTGGTGAAGGCGAACATCTCGACCTTGGTGAACTGGTGCACGCGGTACAGGCCGCGCGACGCGCGGCCGGCGGCGCCCGCCTCGGTGCGGTAGCAGTGGCTGATGCCGCACAGCTTGATCGGCAGGTCCTCTTCGTCGAGCACCTTGCCGGCGTACAGGCCGCCCAGCGTGATCTCGGCGGTGGCCACCAGGTTGAGGTCGAAGTTCTCGATGCTGTAGATCTGGGTCTCGGGGCCGCGGGGGATGAAGCCGACCC encodes:
- a CDS encoding DEAD/DEAH box helicase → MDFSELGLADAFLQATDLLGYATATPIQAKAIPVVLQGGDLIGCAQTGTGKTAAFTLPTLQRLLESMPPRPPKQTIDGKRQKPRRQPRPLRALVLSPTRELAAQIGASFDKYGKFTPLRQTVIFGGVSQYHQVKALQNGVDTLVATPGRLLDLKDQGHIDLSQVEILIFDEADQMLDMGFLPALKRIVAAVPSKRQTLMFSATMPNEIRELAQQWLTRPDSIEIGAVSKPADKVTQSVHMVDKKKKHHLLAHFLKATRRDRTLVFSRTKHGADKIVKHLEREGLKAAAIHGNKSQNARSRALAQFKGKNPPVLVATDIAARGLDISGVSHVINYDLPETAETYVHRIGRTARAGAEGAAVSFCAGDEHGLLKQIERLVKRSIPVEATVPGFEPTDPISHGTGYKRSGGQGGQGGGGKPRSGQGGRPSGKGYGKSRSYGKSRPNGSTGGGSGAGHSGGESAAGERRSGQKQRRRRRGVGSAAGQRPSRPAAS
- a CDS encoding peptidylprolyl isomerase → MARMEAEHDPHTAHDPRVVRSRRLVMAVITTAVIGGAIAVRTLSTNTAEAQAPSRQATPSEPQKPLRAPEPQHDVMAIVNGQDVSRPALAQACVERYGEDVLEALVNKRLIEHHCKNRGVTITNQEIEAEIDRMAKRFKLGREQWLGLLQDERGVKPEEYKRDILWPTIALRKLAAKDLVVADAEIKKAYESRYGAAVQVRLIVVEDQQRAKALQRQLSANPNDFARLAMQESVDVNSASIGGLIQPIRPYIGEPTVERAAFALQPGQVSQVLPVGEQFALLKCESHLPPRKVSMEAIRSELEEGIREEKLRGVASNLFEKLQNAATIKNVYNDPQLSQSMPGVVATVNGESITMLELGKECLARHGEEVLDGHVSRMLLEQELKKLNVTVSNDDLRGEMSHAAQLAGVVGPSGQPDLAKWAKVAPEEQGVSYEVYVRDSVWPSAALKKLTRDKVQVTQEDMEKGFEANFGERVRVRAIVLGEMRRAQEVWEKARGNASMDFFGDLAEEYSIEPTSRALRGEVPPLRKFGGQPQLEQVAFELAEGELSGIVQVGDKFVILKSEGRTEPVEVTPDEVKDTLYPDLYEKKLRIAMAERYEEIRKSARIDNYLAGTSQAPPAQRSAEARRDTNVRQTGAVR
- the frr gene encoding ribosome recycling factor; its protein translation is MSVEETLLDAEERMEKAVGRLKGDLAGIRTGRANPGMVDSLKVEVYGSPTPVKQIASVSAPEPQQLVIRPFDPGTIKDIEKGIIASDLGLAPQSDGKVIRLNIPALSGEVRKKMVARTKDLAEESKVSIRNVRRDANKALDQLEKDKELSEDECKTYKDDVQELTNKYEGQVTELAKTKEAEVLDE
- the pyrH gene encoding UMP kinase encodes the protein MSSPYNRVLLKLSGESFAPAGQRGISMEEVVDIASQTIKAQKLGVQIGIVIGGGNILRGAQFTAGARSIQEATGHYMGMLATVINGLALQDALESLGAETRLMSAIKMDGVAEPYIRRRAKRHMEKGRIVIFAAGTGAPFVTTDTAAAQKALELECNILMKATRVDGVYSDDPETNPHAVLYNHLTFGQVREKNLRVMDSTAIAHCMEHDLPILVFNYRTDGNIERAVRGETLGTRVDSTPMTPA
- the tsf gene encoding translation elongation factor Ts, encoding MAEITAALVKELREQTQLPMMKCKKALVESGGDMEAAKKALREEGAKFIDGRGDRTTEEGRIALYTSDTAGAIIELQVESAPVAGNDEVVQLAKDLAEQLATGPGAATPEELWEQPCPSKSGQTLKEVRDEIVNKIREVFRVPRIHRVDGACGGYVHHDGKTGVLLEAEGGDEALAKNIGMQIVAMKPAAATKAEMDPAMVKAEEDIQKERARAEGKPEEIIEKMIVGRMKNFYAEHVLEEQPYIHDDKQTVGAVAKAGGMKIKGFTLWKVGETPTNA
- the rpsB gene encoding 30S ribosomal protein S2, whose product is MSTLVKELVEAGVHFGHRSSRWNPKMRPYIYARKNTIHIIDVRETIRGLLRAKKYLSDVAARGSLILWVGTKRQAAESVEREASRCGMPFVAERWLGGTLTNFRTIRDRLSRLEELEGIRQSDALNSYSKKAQASLNREYKKMYRNLNGMRTMNRLPECMVVIDPKKEKNAVKEARKLGIAVVALIDTDCDPDTVDLPIPGNDDSMRSIEMITKILADAIASGKVQQATQQQAASEGSDKPAAAESQNGAPAEAVAAGESTEG
- a CDS encoding adenylate kinase → MPSPPTQPRRIAVVGSTCSGKSTLARQLAAVIGGQRIELDALHWLPDWQEQPTDEFRESVRQQVAADCWVSDGNYSKARDLVWGRATDVVWLDHSFPTVAARALCRTTRRVITREPLYADNRETFAKSFLSTDSILVWLARTFRQNRRQYAALMDSDEWPAVTFTRLHKQAEVHAFVSELKSIV
- a CDS encoding DUF4166 domain-containing protein; its protein translation is MTDQCDSIVQRSMGSEFARLHSRIQEQYGITSVSQSAFIGRGVMEEVWHGRWYTVPFLFLGATRRILFPETGRGIPFEIRNYAYLDDLGRETVTWKRVFEFPRRTRDFDEYFVYSERQGGPVLYAGTHQHLSVDLVFEAATDGSLVVTTTRQQVHVGPFSIPFPRFFSGDAWVRESFDEERQCFLVDVAISNRFWGRILGYRGWFRLERVSCSLEDIPDGVHPIRVVGRH